The Apis cerana isolate GH-2021 linkage group LG10, AcerK_1.0, whole genome shotgun sequence DNA window aactgaaaaatataaaacaacaataaaattgtaatttgtaatgatTTTGTGTAATTTCAGAATAGtatagaaaaatcattaaatttatttttaaaaacataaattcttttgtatttaatattttaattaaataaaaattcatagaaaatctgttttcttttcagttatcatatttcgtatttcgtatttcgtattttcttttctttgaactattcaataatcaattaatataatacttaactTCTTATCAtagaagtaataaatataataataaatattgtgataAAATTCACCTGGGTAGCATGGTAATGAAGTTGGACAACATGGTACTATACGCAATGGTGGAGGACCCCTTGAAGGACAAACTGGAGGACATGGAATGCAAGGACTAGGAACTATCGGTATCCGACAAGAAGGAGGTAAGGCCGCACAAGAAGTAAACGAAACTGGACAAGGTGGTGGTGATGGACAACGAAGCATCGGTGGACAAACCGGTGGAGGACAACAGGGTCTCTGAACAGGCATATATGCAGGTAATTCTTCGATTCTCGGTGGTAATAGGACAGAACATACAGGTGGGGGTGGTATACATGGACACttgctaaaaaataaatttgtaaagttTGAGAATAAGgtaattttttcgttattttcctattaagattttattttctctttattgtttatttatacagaataagaatgaaagttatgaaaaaaaccaaaattatttgatgaaaaaaatataaaaaaatatagaatatttctttgttccagatttatattagttttcaagattaaaatattgaatttaataagaattaaaaaagataataactaTGTAATTTGTtggcaaaaaattaaataattaaaagaaaaataaaaatatatatttttatatatttttatttttagttttataatttattaaaatcgttatttaaatctttaaattataaagaaaagttatatattgcaaagaaacaatattttcaaaagtttattttaattttaaacattcggTTTCacaaagattttttctttataactaTAAAAGATTGAATCTTTaactaaagaataatataaaaaataaacgtacCAGCACTCAATAGCGCaaagcaaatatttcatttcctcCAAATCGTTCCATGTTCCCTGCGTTTTACTGCaactcattttaaatttaatatgaaagatattctattatattttaatatttacaatattttcgtAGAGACCTtcttaaaagagaaatttaatgaattacatatttatataatgatataaaatacaattttgaatttttcattacatcGAATTGGTTATAatgttttgtatataatataaataaagtaaatcaaaaattttcgaatcgcaATCAAAAGTTACCAAAAAGAATTCTTCAATCTTTtgtttaaacatataaaattaaatttactctttattattactatgaaatttaactaaataaaaatttagatattttattaatattttagtgctttttaatttttatattttaaattttgttccagaaaaattaaaatttgaaaatataaactaataatttatcaaaataaaataacaaaaagaaaaaaataaaattatatatttaaaaaaatttttatgtagataatatttaattttcaataattttttttaaatttattattaatattctaatgtaattttatctcacacataaaatataattgtttataaaatttatttttattttattttaataaaaataaattgaatatttataataacaattataaatattcatgaataatttaattagaattaaagaattaaatataattgt harbors:
- the LOC107994506 gene encoding sperm mitochondrial-associated cysteine-rich protein-like isoform X2, encoding MSCSKTQGTWNDLEEMKYLLCAIECCKCPCIPPPPVCSVLLPPRIEELPAYMPVQRPCCPPPVCPPMLRCPSPPPCPVSFTSCAALPPSCRIPIVPSPCIPCPPVCPSRGPPPLRIVPCCPTSLPCYPVSY
- the LOC107994506 gene encoding sperm mitochondrial-associated cysteine-rich protein-like isoform X1 yields the protein MSCSKTQGTWNDLEEMKYLLCAIECCKCPCIPPPPVCSVLLPPRIEELPAYMPVQRPCCPPPVCPPMLRCPSPPPCPVSFTSCAALPPSCRIPIVPSPCIPCPPVCPSRGPPPLRIVPCCPTSLPCYPGEFYHNIYYYIYYFYDKKLSIILIDY